One window from the genome of Castellaniella sp. MT123 encodes:
- a CDS encoding MgtC/SapB family protein, translated as MNGYELPPDASGLVAALAVGLVIGLERGWHSRELPEGGRVAGLRTFALTGLLGGVLGHLQPVFGAWPLLGVLLGLALLLTVSYARNAELTGDLSATTPVAMLLTLVLGAYAAHGNITLALSAAVIGAVLLDLKPTLHSWLRLIDHRELTASLQLLVLSMVILPYLPNTGLGPYAALNPYQLWWAVILIAGLSLTGHFVIRITGAQRGVLWTGILGGLASSTAATLALSRYAREQPSLTGAAAAGTLASCGVMFFRMIVLLGVIQPKLLSTFGSALVVTGVVLLCIALWRWRKLDRTAVGEGSIGAMAPFDLGTALGFGVLLAVMSVLVPAAKQWLDTSGLYVLSAVSGLADVDAILISLARLHGAGGLSTAATVTALGLATLANMVTKAGIAWTTGGAQLGQSVVIGYLGAMACGAVVLALGVTLS; from the coding sequence ATGAATGGCTACGAACTACCACCTGACGCTTCAGGTCTGGTCGCGGCGCTGGCTGTCGGGTTGGTGATTGGCCTGGAACGTGGCTGGCACAGCCGCGAATTGCCGGAGGGAGGGCGTGTCGCAGGTCTGCGCACCTTTGCACTGACTGGACTGCTCGGCGGTGTGCTTGGGCATCTACAGCCGGTTTTCGGCGCCTGGCCTTTGCTGGGCGTGCTGCTCGGACTCGCCTTGCTGCTGACGGTGTCCTACGCCCGAAATGCGGAACTGACTGGCGACCTGAGCGCGACTACCCCGGTGGCGATGCTCCTCACTTTGGTCCTGGGTGCCTATGCGGCACATGGCAACATCACCTTGGCGTTGTCGGCAGCGGTGATTGGCGCTGTGTTGCTGGACCTCAAGCCGACCTTGCACAGTTGGTTGCGCTTGATCGATCACCGCGAGTTGACGGCATCGCTGCAGTTGCTGGTGTTGTCCATGGTCATCCTGCCTTACCTGCCCAATACGGGCCTTGGGCCCTATGCCGCGCTCAATCCGTACCAGCTGTGGTGGGCAGTCATCCTGATTGCGGGTCTGTCGCTGACGGGCCACTTTGTCATCCGGATCACCGGCGCGCAAAGGGGTGTGCTGTGGACCGGGATTCTGGGAGGGCTGGCCTCTTCCACGGCTGCCACGTTGGCTTTGTCCCGCTATGCACGCGAGCAGCCTTCTCTGACCGGCGCGGCCGCTGCTGGCACGTTGGCCTCGTGCGGCGTCATGTTTTTTCGCATGATCGTTCTGCTGGGCGTCATCCAGCCGAAGCTGCTGTCCACCTTCGGCAGCGCCCTGGTAGTCACTGGCGTAGTGCTGCTGTGTATCGCGCTATGGCGGTGGCGCAAGCTGGACCGCACTGCGGTGGGGGAGGGCTCTATCGGCGCGATGGCGCCATTCGACCTTGGCACTGCGCTTGGCTTTGGTGTGTTGCTCGCCGTCATGAGTGTCCTGGTACCTGCGGCAAAGCAGTGGCTGGACACCAGCGGCCTCTATGTGCTGTCGGCGGTTTCCGGCCTGGCGGACGTAGACGCTATCTTGATCTCGCTCGCTCGGCTGCATGGTGCCGGGGGATTGTCAACGGCGGCCACCGTCACGGCGCTTGGTCTCGCGACGTTGGCGAACATGGTGACCAAGGCCGGCATCGCCTGGACGACAGGCGGGGCGCAGCTCGGTCAATCGGTTGTTATCGGCTACCTGGGCGCGATGGCGTGCGGCGCGGTCGTATTGGCGTTGGGCGTGACACTGTCGTGA
- a CDS encoding efflux RND transporter periplasmic adaptor subunit produces the protein MKRLPLQGRTLALLAIIVPLLALFIYVGLRSGPLAPVSVTVATVESRAITPALFGIGTVEARYTYKIGPTFAGRVKRLDVHVGDQVKAGQVLGEMDPVDLDYRVRSQESAFKRAEAALREAQARQAYAQAQARRYAQLFATRSASEEIATTKRQELQIADAALSAAREDIARARSDREALVAQRSNLRLIAPVDGVVAVRDADLGTTIVAGQAVVEVIDPKSLWVNVRFDQISASGLAGGLPARIALRSRGSQALKGRVLRVEPKADAVTEETLAKVTFDSRPEPLPPVGELAEVTIDLPVLPATPLVPNTAVRRNGDKVGVWQIVDGDLRFSRVKLGASDLDGYVQVLEGLNNGDQVVTYSEKALTARSRVHIVDRIPGVSE, from the coding sequence ATGAAACGCCTGCCGCTGCAAGGCCGTACCTTGGCACTCCTGGCCATCATCGTCCCGTTGCTTGCACTCTTCATCTACGTCGGCCTGCGATCCGGCCCGCTGGCACCAGTCTCGGTGACGGTGGCAACAGTCGAATCGCGAGCGATCACGCCGGCGTTATTCGGGATCGGCACGGTGGAGGCCCGCTACACCTACAAGATCGGCCCGACGTTCGCCGGGCGCGTCAAACGTCTGGATGTTCATGTGGGAGACCAAGTCAAGGCCGGGCAGGTACTCGGTGAAATGGACCCGGTCGATCTCGATTATCGAGTCCGCTCGCAGGAATCGGCGTTCAAGCGCGCGGAAGCGGCTTTGCGCGAGGCGCAGGCCCGGCAAGCCTACGCGCAAGCCCAGGCGCGCCGCTACGCGCAATTGTTTGCGACGCGCTCGGCCAGCGAGGAAATCGCCACTACGAAACGACAGGAACTGCAGATCGCCGATGCCGCCCTATCCGCCGCTCGGGAAGATATCGCCCGGGCACGCTCCGACCGCGAAGCACTGGTCGCACAGAGAAGCAATCTGCGCCTGATCGCGCCAGTTGACGGTGTCGTCGCCGTACGCGATGCCGATCTCGGCACGACCATCGTCGCGGGCCAGGCTGTGGTGGAAGTCATCGACCCCAAGAGTTTGTGGGTCAACGTGCGCTTCGACCAGATCAGCGCATCGGGGCTCGCTGGCGGGCTGCCGGCTCGTATCGCGCTGCGTTCGCGTGGTAGCCAGGCGTTGAAAGGTCGCGTGCTGCGCGTGGAACCCAAGGCCGACGCGGTAACCGAGGAAACACTCGCCAAGGTGACATTCGACAGCAGACCGGAGCCTTTACCGCCCGTGGGTGAGCTGGCCGAGGTCACGATCGACTTGCCGGTGCTCCCGGCAACTCCGCTGGTTCCCAACACGGCCGTTCGGCGTAACGGCGACAAAGTCGGTGTTTGGCAAATCGTGGATGGTGATTTGCGTTTTTCCCGGGTCAAGCTCGGAGCTTCCGACCTCGATGGCTACGTGCAGGTGCTCGAAGGGCTGAACAATGGAGACCAGGTCGTGACCTATAGCGAAAAGGCACTGACGGCCCGTAGTCGCGTCCATATAGTCGACCGTATCCCGGGAGTCTCGGAATGA
- a CDS encoding ABC transporter permease, which produces MISLAGRDILHAWGKFVFTGIGLGLLIGVTLVMAGVYRGMVDDGKALLDNSGADLWVVQKDTLGPYAESSSLNDDAYRAILAMPGVARAANVTYLTMQVRKGETDVRTMVVGIAPGELGATPGWPPYLVAGRQITRGHYEAVADIATGFKLGDRLAVRRNHYTVVGLTKRMVSSSGDPMVFIPLKDAQEAQFLKDNDAIWQSRRRTEANPALNRPGVPGLLDAVIASQSTNPFVNAVLVTLKPGHAPEDVAEPIRRWKRLTVYTRAQMEGILVGKLIATSAKQIGMFLVILAIVSAAIVAFIIYTLTMDKIREIAVLKLIGTRNRTIAAMIMQQSLALGVIGFVVGKITATFSAPLFPKYVLLMPVDSIAGFFAVLVICVLASIVAIRMALKVDPAEAIGG; this is translated from the coding sequence ATGATCAGCCTGGCTGGCCGCGACATTCTTCATGCTTGGGGAAAATTTGTCTTCACCGGCATCGGCCTGGGCCTGCTGATCGGCGTCACCCTGGTGATGGCCGGGGTGTACCGGGGCATGGTGGACGACGGCAAGGCGCTGCTCGACAACAGCGGCGCCGACCTTTGGGTCGTGCAAAAGGACACGCTGGGCCCTTACGCGGAATCGTCCAGCCTCAACGACGACGCATATCGGGCCATCCTCGCGATGCCGGGCGTTGCCCGGGCTGCGAACGTAACCTATCTGACCATGCAGGTACGCAAGGGCGAGACTGATGTCCGCACCATGGTGGTCGGCATCGCACCCGGCGAACTGGGGGCCACACCCGGCTGGCCGCCATATCTCGTCGCCGGACGCCAGATCACGCGAGGCCACTACGAAGCAGTGGCCGACATCGCCACCGGTTTCAAACTGGGGGACCGACTCGCTGTTCGCCGCAATCATTACACCGTCGTCGGGCTGACAAAGCGCATGGTGTCGTCCAGCGGCGACCCGATGGTATTCATTCCGCTCAAGGATGCCCAGGAAGCCCAGTTCCTCAAGGACAACGACGCCATCTGGCAAAGTCGCCGTCGTACCGAGGCGAACCCGGCACTCAACCGGCCCGGTGTGCCCGGCCTGCTGGATGCTGTGATCGCATCGCAAAGCACCAATCCGTTTGTCAATGCCGTGCTGGTCACGTTGAAGCCCGGGCATGCACCCGAAGACGTGGCCGAACCCATCCGACGCTGGAAGCGTTTGACTGTCTATACCCGGGCACAGATGGAAGGCATCCTCGTCGGCAAGTTGATCGCCACCTCGGCCAAACAGATCGGCATGTTCCTGGTCATTCTGGCCATCGTCAGCGCGGCCATCGTCGCCTTCATCATCTACACATTGACCATGGACAAGATCCGCGAGATCGCAGTCTTGAAACTCATCGGAACGCGTAACCGCACGATTGCCGCGATGATCATGCAGCAGTCGCTCGCCTTGGGCGTTATCGGTTTCGTGGTCGGGAAGATCACGGCCACTTTCTCGGCGCCCCTGTTCCCCAAGTACGTACTGCTGATGCCGGTCGACTCCATCGCCGGTTTTTTTGCCGTGCTCGTGATCTGCGTGCTGGCCAGCATCGTCGCCATTCGCATGGCGCTCAAGGTCGATCCGGCCGAAGCCATTGGAGGGTGA
- a CDS encoding efflux transporter outer membrane subunit, with protein MRNPEVTRSLDAHRTKTDYDHVRALATLILAGLLAGCAAGPDFKRPAAPDVTGYTATPLPAQTASAPTTLGDAQHFSAGASVNAQWWHGLGSSKLDALIEQAFQASPTLASAKATLRQAQETYSARAGSTLYPQADADLGAQHQRQNPSTLGQTGDAREFSLYNASIGVHYQLDLAGGNRRALEALAARAEHRRYELEGARLTLAANITTTAITQARLAGQIQATEAILRAQDEQLQLTRERVRLGQAAPDEVLALQTQVEQTRAGLPSLRKQLQQNEHLLAVLVGRAPGAGGLPTFTLEEFTLPSDLPLVLPSELVRRRPDIQAAEALLHAANAEYGVAVAKLYPQLNISASLGSQALSTGALFGGGSAVWSLVGQLTQPLFNPGLPAEKRASLAAFDAAAANYQSVVLEALRNVADVLRALDNDAQTLAALATADTAAQGSLESMQRQYALGAASYIQLLIAQQQAQQNRISLIAAQSQRLVDSAALYQALGGGWVAKVVPQGL; from the coding sequence ATGCGCAACCCTGAAGTGACGCGCAGTCTCGACGCGCATCGCACGAAGACCGACTACGACCACGTTCGCGCACTCGCGACATTGATCCTGGCCGGATTGCTGGCCGGCTGTGCCGCCGGACCCGACTTCAAACGGCCGGCAGCCCCGGATGTAACCGGCTATACAGCGACGCCTTTACCGGCGCAAACGGCATCCGCACCTACGACCTTGGGAGATGCGCAGCACTTCAGCGCTGGTGCGAGCGTCAATGCGCAGTGGTGGCATGGTCTGGGTTCGTCCAAGCTCGATGCGCTGATCGAGCAAGCTTTTCAGGCCAGTCCAACGCTGGCTTCCGCCAAGGCCACCTTGCGGCAGGCGCAGGAAACCTATTCGGCGCGGGCGGGTTCGACACTGTATCCCCAAGCGGATGCCGACCTCGGCGCCCAGCACCAACGTCAGAATCCCAGCACCTTGGGGCAGACCGGCGATGCGCGGGAATTCAGTCTGTACAACGCCAGTATCGGCGTGCATTACCAACTCGACTTGGCCGGTGGCAACCGGCGTGCACTGGAAGCACTGGCCGCCCGCGCCGAGCATCGGCGCTACGAACTGGAAGGTGCGCGGCTGACCTTGGCGGCGAACATCACTACCACCGCCATCACCCAAGCCAGGCTCGCCGGGCAAATCCAGGCCACAGAGGCCATCCTCCGCGCCCAGGACGAACAACTGCAGCTCACCCGAGAGCGGGTTCGCCTCGGCCAGGCCGCGCCGGACGAGGTACTGGCCTTGCAGACCCAGGTGGAACAGACCCGCGCCGGACTTCCCTCGCTGCGCAAACAACTTCAGCAGAATGAACATCTGCTGGCGGTGCTCGTTGGCCGGGCGCCGGGCGCGGGAGGCTTACCCACCTTCACCCTGGAGGAATTTACCCTCCCGTCCGACCTGCCGTTGGTCTTGCCGTCCGAATTGGTGCGCCGCCGCCCCGACATTCAGGCCGCGGAAGCCCTATTGCATGCCGCCAACGCGGAATACGGCGTCGCGGTCGCCAAGTTGTACCCACAACTCAACATCAGCGCCAGCCTCGGTTCTCAGGCATTGAGCACCGGGGCATTGTTCGGCGGCGGCTCGGCGGTATGGAGTCTCGTCGGGCAGTTGACCCAACCGCTTTTCAATCCGGGCTTGCCCGCCGAAAAGCGGGCATCATTGGCCGCATTCGATGCGGCGGCGGCAAATTACCAAAGTGTCGTACTCGAAGCCCTCCGCAATGTGGCCGACGTATTGCGGGCACTGGACAACGATGCACAAACACTGGCTGCACTGGCAACCGCCGATACCGCGGCGCAGGGCTCTCTGGAGTCCATGCAAAGGCAATATGCACTGGGCGCCGCCAGTTATATCCAACTGCTGATTGCACAACAGCAGGCGCAACAGAATCGGATCAGCCTGATCGCGGCTCAGTCGCAACGCCTCGTCGATAGCGCGGCTTTGTACCAGGCCTTGGGTGGGGGCTGGGTTGCAAAAGTCGTGCCACAAGGTCTTTGA
- a CDS encoding nucleotidyl transferase AbiEii/AbiGii toxin family protein has product MSTWLDHWDRRYTDRVRLLVEILPVLAQEPRFALKGGTAINLFEHDLPRLSVDIDLAWLPVHDYAEDAKLIADALGRLADMLRARPLQLQVQLSAGEGVGVTRLVASRGRARVQIETTPVMRGTVHPVRNMVVRPKVEDAFGFASVQVLDFSDLYAGKLAAALSRQHPRDLFDVGLLLEDERADQVLWRTFLVYLTCSPKPAWEMLAPRVPADFAATFEAHFKGMTAEPIEAEVLLDFHEHLLARVAGWLDEPSCSFLRSIEDQRPDFDLIELPHAVDLPAVRRKLHNLAQRTDAKRAADRSLLEETLARIVGAR; this is encoded by the coding sequence ATGAGCACCTGGCTTGATCACTGGGATCGCCGCTACACCGACCGGGTTCGGCTGTTGGTCGAAATCCTGCCGGTGCTTGCGCAGGAGCCGCGTTTCGCGCTCAAGGGCGGCACGGCAATCAACCTGTTCGAGCACGACCTGCCGCGCTTGTCGGTGGACATTGATCTGGCTTGGTTGCCTGTGCATGACTATGCCGAGGATGCGAAGCTGATTGCTGACGCGCTTGGGCGGCTGGCCGATATGCTGCGCGCCCGGCCCCTGCAATTACAGGTGCAGTTGTCGGCAGGCGAGGGTGTAGGCGTCACGCGGTTGGTGGCCAGTCGCGGTCGTGCGCGTGTGCAGATCGAGACAACGCCAGTCATGCGCGGTACGGTGCATCCAGTGCGCAATATGGTGGTGCGCCCCAAGGTGGAGGACGCATTCGGTTTCGCCTCGGTGCAGGTGCTGGATTTTTCTGATCTTTATGCTGGCAAGCTGGCTGCGGCACTTTCGCGGCAGCATCCGCGCGATCTTTTCGATGTCGGCTTGTTGCTGGAAGACGAACGGGCTGATCAGGTGCTCTGGCGGACTTTTCTCGTTTATCTGACCTGTAGCCCCAAGCCTGCCTGGGAGATGCTGGCGCCTCGCGTGCCTGCGGATTTCGCAGCGACCTTCGAGGCGCACTTCAAGGGTATGACGGCTGAGCCCATTGAAGCCGAAGTCTTGCTGGATTTTCATGAGCACCTGCTGGCGCGTGTGGCCGGTTGGCTGGATGAGCCATCGTGTTCATTTCTGCGATCCATTGAGGACCAGCGGCCGGACTTCGATCTGATCGAACTTCCGCATGCGGTCGATTTGCCGGCTGTGCGGCGCAAGCTGCACAACCTGGCCCAGCGCACCGACGCAAAGCGCGCTGCGGATCGGAGCCTGCTGGAAGAAACGCTGGCTCGGATCGTTGGTGCCAGATGA
- a CDS encoding type IV toxin-antitoxin system AbiEi family antitoxin domain-containing protein yields the protein MSDQNTGKLNLLLAELGDTRLISSRWLRAHGYSNSLVARYVSSGWLVSPVRGVYMRKGGHLQWEGVVRSLQVGEGMSLHVGGRFALSLQGHEHYLRLGDAGTITLYGLGRSPGWLGKLPLEQRFEFLGKGAFDLPPLSFASEVSEKTLSEQGLTWHQAAPGADALVCSTPERAMLELCDDIAGATLVYEADALMQAMTTLRPQRVSLLLRHCCSIKAKRVFLALAERHRHAWLPHVSLDGVDLGRGKRALVPGGRLHPIYQITLPGDLDEHLA from the coding sequence ATGAGTGATCAAAACACAGGAAAACTGAACCTGCTGTTAGCCGAACTTGGCGACACACGCCTGATATCAAGTCGCTGGCTGCGGGCACATGGCTACTCCAACAGCCTCGTCGCGCGCTATGTGAGCAGCGGCTGGCTGGTGTCGCCTGTACGCGGTGTCTACATGCGTAAGGGCGGCCACTTGCAGTGGGAAGGTGTGGTCCGCAGCTTGCAGGTTGGGGAGGGTATGTCGTTGCATGTTGGCGGCCGCTTCGCACTAAGCCTGCAGGGGCACGAGCACTACTTGCGTCTGGGCGATGCTGGAACAATCACGCTGTATGGGCTGGGGCGGTCACCGGGTTGGCTCGGCAAGCTGCCGTTGGAGCAGCGTTTCGAGTTCTTGGGCAAAGGGGCGTTCGATCTGCCACCCCTATCGTTCGCATCGGAGGTGTCCGAGAAGACACTGTCCGAGCAAGGGCTGACGTGGCATCAGGCTGCGCCGGGCGCCGATGCCTTGGTCTGCTCCACGCCCGAGCGGGCCATGCTGGAGCTGTGTGATGACATCGCAGGCGCAACGTTGGTCTATGAAGCCGATGCGTTGATGCAGGCCATGACGACGCTGCGGCCGCAGCGGGTCAGCCTGCTGTTGCGCCACTGTTGCAGCATCAAGGCCAAACGGGTGTTCCTGGCGCTAGCCGAGCGCCATCGGCATGCGTGGCTGCCGCATGTGTCACTGGATGGTGTCGATCTGGGCCGGGGAAAGCGTGCATTGGTGCCTGGCGGTCGCCTGCATCCGATCTACCAGATCACCTTGCCGGGAGACCTTGATGAGCACCTGGCTTGA
- a CDS encoding type IV toxin-antitoxin system AbiEi family antitoxin domain-containing protein produces MTINSNFNLKTMGPRAAQLLVELNERRQTTFNTADVTSITGLSPSAARNLVHKAQQRGLVTRLKPGLYNLVPFELGRATEHVDSPFIIARELAGTAPYFLSHGTAFELHRMVTQPNFTIYASSTRRVRPQTVGGYDFRFVLITDKQDFGVMKHWIDKQRFVMISDMERTIIDGLRHPAYVGGITEVAKGLWMKRDTLKVERLMDYAQRLGVGAVIRRLGYLLEHYELADAATLEPLRAQLTATYLRLDPLLSAEGPHLSRWKLQLNVPAEELDSIRFT; encoded by the coding sequence TTGACCATAAACAGTAATTTCAACCTCAAGACAATGGGGCCGCGTGCTGCCCAGCTGCTCGTGGAGCTGAACGAGCGGCGCCAGACCACGTTCAACACCGCCGATGTCACCTCCATCACGGGCCTGTCACCGTCAGCCGCCCGTAACCTGGTGCACAAGGCCCAACAAAGAGGCCTCGTGACGCGATTAAAGCCAGGGTTGTACAACCTTGTACCCTTTGAGCTCGGTCGCGCTACAGAGCATGTCGATAGCCCGTTCATCATCGCCCGGGAACTGGCCGGCACAGCGCCCTACTTCTTGTCTCACGGTACGGCATTCGAATTGCACCGCATGGTGACCCAGCCGAACTTCACCATCTACGCCTCAAGCACACGACGCGTGCGCCCCCAGACCGTCGGTGGCTATGACTTCCGGTTTGTCCTCATCACGGACAAGCAAGACTTCGGCGTCATGAAGCACTGGATCGACAAGCAGCGCTTCGTCATGATCAGCGACATGGAACGAACCATCATCGACGGTCTCAGACATCCAGCCTACGTCGGAGGGATCACAGAGGTCGCCAAAGGCCTGTGGATGAAGCGGGACACGCTGAAGGTCGAACGGCTGATGGATTACGCGCAGCGTCTTGGTGTCGGTGCAGTGATACGTCGCTTGGGCTACTTGCTGGAACACTACGAACTGGCTGACGCAGCCACGTTAGAGCCTTTGCGGGCTCAGCTGACCGCCACCTACTTACGTCTCGATCCGCTGCTTTCAGCAGAGGGGCCTCATCTTTCCCGCTGGAAGCTTCAGCTGAATGTGCCCGCCGAAGAATTGGACAGCATAAGGTTCACCTGA
- a CDS encoding nucleotidyl transferase AbiEii/AbiGii toxin family protein has translation MIPQRNISMISNALVTAGGRRIPESVIERDYVLAWFLTGLANHPLREVLAFKGGTALRRCWFPDYRFSEDLDFTLIRPITLEEILAGLDEIFAAISAETGLQIAFDRSDRHSHQNSHTFYLRYQGPLPAENDVKVDVTINEVLCFPLQDRPVHRTYDGFDDLPVGPTVKVYAIEEIVIEKLLALSDRARNEPRDLYDLWYLLDSADLRIAEMRPELDAKLELRQRDITGMEQAIAKKEDRLRRLWTQRLAHQMNHLPPFEDVFREVLRTVRAANLP, from the coding sequence ATGATCCCACAACGCAACATCTCAATGATCTCAAACGCGCTGGTCACCGCGGGTGGCCGTCGCATCCCCGAATCCGTCATCGAACGTGATTACGTGCTGGCCTGGTTCCTGACCGGATTGGCCAACCACCCGCTGCGTGAAGTCCTAGCATTCAAGGGAGGAACGGCCTTACGCCGCTGCTGGTTCCCCGATTACCGCTTCTCCGAGGATCTGGATTTCACACTGATTCGCCCCATCACGCTCGAAGAAATACTGGCCGGGCTCGACGAAATCTTCGCTGCCATCAGTGCCGAGACGGGCCTGCAGATCGCATTTGATCGCTCTGATCGTCACAGCCACCAAAATAGCCATACCTTTTATCTGCGCTACCAGGGTCCGCTGCCTGCTGAAAACGATGTGAAGGTCGATGTCACCATCAACGAAGTTCTGTGCTTTCCACTGCAAGACCGCCCGGTTCATCGCACCTACGACGGTTTTGACGATTTGCCCGTGGGACCAACCGTGAAGGTCTACGCCATCGAGGAAATCGTCATAGAGAAACTTCTTGCCCTCAGCGATCGGGCGCGTAACGAACCCCGCGATCTTTATGACCTATGGTATCTGCTCGATTCGGCGGATCTGCGAATTGCAGAAATGCGGCCTGAACTCGACGCGAAACTGGAATTGCGTCAACGGGACATCACAGGCATGGAACAAGCCATCGCAAAAAAGGAGGACCGCCTGCGACGACTATGGACGCAGCGCCTCGCCCACCAGATGAACCATCTGCCTCCCTTCGAGGATGTCTTTCGAGAAGTGTTGCGCACGGTTCGCGCTGCGAACTTGCCATAG
- the guaA gene encoding glutamine-hydrolyzing GMP synthase — translation MHQRILILDYGSQVTQLIARRVRDAGVYCEIHPGDVDDAFIRDQQTQGLKGIILSGSHASAYAEESLKVPGAVFQVGVPVLGICYGMQSMAQQLGGKVEFSDHREFGYAEVRAHGHTRLLNGLQDFETPEGHGMLKVWMSHGDRVTALPPGFKRMASTPSCDIAGMADEDRGFYAVQFHPEVTHTVQGQAILQRFVTEICGCARDWNMPDYVTEAVARIREQVGTDEVILGLSGGVDSSVAAALIHKAIGDKLTCVFVDHGLLRLNEARQVMDTMSRHLGIRVIHIDASEQFMGELAGVSDPEAKRKIIGREFVEVFQAESAKLKSARWLAQGTIYPDVIESAASKTGKAVAIKSHHNVGGLPDTLNLKLLEPLRELFKDEVRHLGLALGLPPEMVFRHPFPGPGLGVRILGEVKQEYADLLRRADDIFITELRNTIDPESGKSWYELTSQAFAVFLPVKSVGVMGDGRTYDYVVALRAVQTSDFMTADWAELPYALLKKVSSRIINEVRGINRVTYDVSSKPPATIEWE, via the coding sequence ATGCACCAGCGCATTCTCATCCTGGACTACGGTTCACAGGTCACCCAGCTCATTGCCCGGCGCGTTCGCGATGCCGGTGTCTATTGCGAGATCCACCCGGGCGACGTGGACGACGCGTTCATCCGCGACCAGCAAACGCAGGGCCTGAAAGGCATCATCCTGTCGGGCAGTCATGCCTCGGCCTATGCCGAGGAATCCCTGAAGGTGCCTGGCGCCGTGTTTCAAGTGGGCGTTCCCGTACTGGGTATCTGCTACGGCATGCAGTCCATGGCGCAGCAGCTGGGCGGCAAGGTCGAATTCTCCGACCACCGCGAATTCGGCTATGCGGAAGTGCGCGCCCACGGCCACACCCGTCTGCTGAACGGCCTGCAGGACTTCGAAACCCCCGAAGGCCACGGCATGCTGAAGGTCTGGATGAGCCACGGTGACCGCGTTACCGCGTTGCCGCCCGGCTTCAAACGCATGGCCTCCACGCCATCGTGCGACATCGCCGGCATGGCCGACGAAGACCGCGGCTTCTACGCGGTCCAGTTCCACCCGGAAGTCACGCATACCGTCCAGGGGCAGGCCATCCTGCAGCGCTTCGTCACGGAAATCTGCGGCTGCGCGCGCGACTGGAACATGCCCGACTACGTCACCGAAGCGGTCGCCCGTATCCGCGAGCAGGTCGGCACCGACGAGGTCATCCTGGGTCTGTCCGGGGGGGTCGATTCCTCGGTGGCTGCCGCCCTGATCCACAAGGCCATCGGCGACAAGCTGACCTGCGTTTTCGTGGATCACGGCCTGCTGCGGCTCAACGAGGCCAGGCAGGTCATGGACACCATGTCCCGCCACCTGGGTATCCGCGTGATCCACATCGACGCCAGCGAACAGTTCATGGGCGAACTGGCCGGTGTTTCCGATCCCGAAGCCAAGCGCAAGATCATCGGCCGCGAATTCGTCGAGGTTTTCCAGGCCGAATCCGCCAAGCTGAAGTCCGCCCGCTGGCTGGCCCAGGGCACCATCTATCCGGACGTAATCGAATCGGCCGCCTCGAAGACCGGCAAGGCGGTTGCCATCAAGTCCCACCACAATGTCGGCGGCCTGCCCGATACCCTGAACCTGAAGCTGCTGGAACCCCTGCGCGAACTCTTCAAGGACGAGGTCCGTCATCTGGGTCTGGCCCTGGGGCTGCCGCCGGAAATGGTTTTCCGCCATCCCTTCCCGGGCCCCGGCCTGGGCGTGCGCATCCTGGGCGAGGTCAAGCAGGAATACGCCGACTTGCTGCGCCGCGCCGATGATATTTTCATTACGGAACTGCGCAACACCATCGATCCCGAATCGGGCAAGTCCTGGTACGAACTGACCTCACAGGCCTTTGCGGTGTTCCTGCCCGTGAAGTCCGTGGGTGTGATGGGCGATGGTCGCACCTACGACTATGTCGTAGCGCTGCGCGCCGTGCAGACCAGCGACTTCATGACCGCCGACTGGGCAGAATTGCCGTACGCGCTGCTGAAGAAGGTGTCCTCGCGCATCATCAACGAAGTGCGCGGGATCAACCGGGTGACGTACGACGTGTCGAGCAAGCCGCCGGCTACGATCGAGTGGGAATAA